In the Chryseobacterium sp. MYb264 genome, one interval contains:
- the dnaE gene encoding DNA polymerase III subunit alpha: MYLVFDTETTGLPKNFNAPLSDSDNWPRMVQIAWQLHDDDGTLIENQDYIIKPEGYDIPFNAARIHGITTKIANEEGRDLEEILHEFAKVLDRVRVVSGHNVEFDYNIVGAEFYRKNITDNLQEKPRADTMILGTDYCKLGGGRGGRYKSPKLEELYEKLYGHKFDEAHNAAADVNATAQVFFEMMRIGIIPAEVLKTSEDQLAYFKTLHPDPIKPFNIVIRRQVADFNNKKKQADVGSIDDIDLGRYFNFDNKSVFSTLTATSSINDLIKKASDDNFPAVGMVDLGNMMGAFKFVSAVEGANGDRAKKHKEYLAKKQEAEENGEKFNEEEPVSDPLIPVVGCEFYISDRYEQKQFTKDDPDRRTQVVLLAKDFEGYKNLAKLSSIGFLKGFYFGVPRISREVIAEYKEGLIALTSGIHGDIPDAILNTGEQKGEELFKWWKDTFEDDFYVQIQNHKLPEEEHLNDVLLHFADKYNVKILAQNQTFYTSKDDSNIQDIVSCIKDGEKLTTPVGKGFGKRRGLATGEYYIKNSHEIKEAFLAYPDAFDAYEEFTAKFKPYTLKRDVLLPKFDIPEEFIHAEDEVDGGKRGEMAYLTHLTYEGAKKRYEATGITPEIKERLDFELEVVANTGYPGYFLIVQDFCNEARKMGVWVGPGRGSAAGSAVAYCTGITNVDPIKYDLLFERFLNPERISMPDIDIDFDDEGRDKIIKWVVEKYGKTQVAQIITYSVLGGKSAIKDAGRVLDLPIPDTNNIAKLIPPSPGMNIAKALAKYDKLKPEEQMLVDEMRYVLNSPDDARHGVLASAKKMEGCIRNTGIHACGVIITPEDVSNLVPVTIAAKDADILVSQFDNSVAESAGLLKMDFLGLRTLTIIKDALKLVKARYGLDIDPDLIPLDDTKTYQLFKEGRTVGIFQYESPGMQKYMRELKPTVFADLIAMNALYRPGPIKYIPNFINRKHGIEEIVYDLPETEEYLKETYGITVYQEQVMLLSQKLANFTKGEADTLRKAMGKKQIEVLNKMYPKFIEGGRKNNLDEGPLEKIWNDWKAFAEYAFNKSHSTCYAFIAYQTAYLKANYPAEYMASVMSNNINNTESITMFMEDCKSMGVDVLGPDVNESQYKFSVNEKGQIRFGLGAIKGIGEGPSEAITRERAANGRFKNIYDFFERILPSQMNKRVAESLVLAGGFDELDSFHRGQYFDIDMAGRTNLERLIRYGQSFQESKNEMEFSLFADFADEVQIEQPKLLPCPEWPNMHKLNKEKETIGFYLSAHPLDEFKYQFQFIAGNLSKKAVLEKEEEGKNVLDEAPVLEQDAIDETADLTEIVSDDVIAGEGEGVIEEITKKAEPKGNFLFLNLDEVDAYKELAFANKQEELFEEKKKDWKTLQKERENGGGGKEYTVAGLITEYVVKDGFRSGEKVAFVTLEDYSGSYSFRLGDRDYMKLKEKLEVQRFVIFKIKFAQVKDGRVFVNVNDVIELQEAFERYAKSISLVMDVMDFRPEDLAFFKSILQQNQGNQKLKFFIKNIEDDTQLEVQSMKHSVNLSGELIKNIQLLNKYEFYLN; encoded by the coding sequence ATGTATTTAGTTTTTGACACAGAAACCACGGGTTTACCAAAGAATTTCAATGCTCCGCTTTCAGACTCAGACAACTGGCCAAGAATGGTTCAGATTGCATGGCAATTGCATGATGATGATGGAACTTTAATTGAAAATCAGGATTATATTATAAAACCGGAAGGATACGATATTCCTTTCAATGCTGCGAGAATTCACGGGATTACAACGAAGATTGCGAATGAAGAAGGTCGCGATCTTGAGGAAATTTTACATGAATTTGCTAAAGTTCTAGATAGAGTAAGGGTTGTTTCCGGTCACAATGTTGAGTTTGATTACAATATCGTCGGTGCCGAATTTTACAGAAAAAATATCACAGACAATCTTCAGGAAAAGCCAAGAGCCGATACAATGATTCTGGGAACAGATTACTGTAAGCTTGGTGGTGGAAGAGGAGGTAGGTACAAGTCTCCGAAATTGGAAGAGTTGTACGAAAAATTATACGGTCATAAGTTTGATGAAGCTCATAACGCGGCGGCGGACGTAAATGCAACGGCTCAGGTTTTTTTCGAAATGATGAGAATCGGTATTATTCCTGCGGAAGTTCTAAAAACTTCGGAAGATCAGCTGGCGTACTTTAAAACGCTTCATCCGGATCCGATAAAGCCTTTCAATATTGTTATCAGAAGGCAGGTTGCAGATTTCAATAATAAGAAAAAGCAAGCCGATGTTGGAAGTATTGATGATATTGATCTTGGAAGATATTTCAATTTTGATAATAAAAGTGTTTTTTCAACTTTAACGGCAACTTCAAGCATTAATGATTTAATTAAAAAAGCTTCAGACGATAATTTTCCAGCTGTCGGAATGGTAGATTTGGGAAATATGATGGGAGCTTTCAAATTTGTTTCTGCAGTTGAAGGGGCGAACGGAGATCGTGCCAAAAAACATAAAGAATATTTAGCAAAAAAGCAGGAAGCGGAAGAAAACGGAGAAAAATTTAATGAAGAAGAACCCGTTTCAGATCCATTAATTCCTGTTGTTGGTTGTGAATTTTATATTTCAGATCGATACGAACAAAAACAGTTTACCAAAGATGATCCGGACAGAAGAACGCAGGTTGTTTTGTTGGCTAAAGATTTTGAAGGCTATAAAAATTTAGCAAAACTTTCAAGTATTGGTTTTCTGAAAGGCTTTTACTTTGGAGTTCCAAGGATCAGCCGTGAGGTGATTGCAGAATATAAAGAGGGTTTAATTGCTTTGACGTCAGGGATTCATGGAGATATTCCCGATGCGATTTTAAATACGGGTGAGCAAAAAGGGGAGGAACTTTTCAAATGGTGGAAAGATACTTTTGAAGATGATTTTTATGTTCAGATTCAAAATCATAAGCTACCGGAAGAAGAGCATTTAAATGATGTTTTGTTGCATTTTGCAGATAAATATAATGTGAAAATTTTAGCACAAAATCAAACTTTTTATACAAGTAAAGATGATTCAAATATTCAGGATATTGTAAGCTGTATCAAAGACGGTGAGAAGCTGACAACCCCTGTAGGAAAAGGCTTTGGAAAGAGAAGGGGATTGGCAACGGGAGAATATTACATTAAAAATTCTCACGAAATTAAAGAAGCATTTTTGGCGTATCCAGATGCATTTGATGCGTATGAAGAATTTACTGCAAAGTTTAAACCTTATACTTTAAAGAGAGACGTTTTACTTCCAAAATTTGATATTCCAGAGGAATTTATTCACGCTGAAGATGAAGTTGATGGAGGAAAACGAGGTGAAATGGCTTACTTAACTCATTTGACTTACGAAGGTGCCAAAAAAAGATATGAAGCCACAGGAATTACTCCCGAAATTAAAGAACGTCTTGATTTTGAACTGGAAGTTGTTGCCAATACAGGTTATCCTGGCTATTTCTTGATTGTACAGGATTTCTGTAATGAGGCACGGAAAATGGGAGTTTGGGTTGGTCCGGGTCGTGGTTCTGCAGCGGGTTCTGCAGTTGCGTATTGCACGGGAATTACCAATGTTGACCCTATTAAATATGATCTCCTTTTTGAGAGATTTCTTAATCCGGAAAGGATTTCCATGCCCGATATTGATATTGACTTCGATGATGAAGGTCGAGATAAGATTATCAAATGGGTGGTTGAGAAATACGGAAAAACTCAGGTGGCACAGATTATTACGTACTCGGTTTTGGGTGGAAAATCTGCGATTAAAGATGCCGGAAGGGTATTGGATCTTCCCATTCCTGATACAAATAATATTGCCAAGCTGATTCCTCCAAGTCCAGGGATGAATATCGCGAAAGCTTTAGCAAAATATGATAAATTAAAACCGGAAGAACAGATGCTTGTTGATGAGATGAGATACGTTCTTAACAGTCCTGATGATGCCCGTCACGGTGTTTTGGCAAGTGCTAAAAAAATGGAAGGCTGTATCCGAAATACCGGTATTCACGCCTGTGGGGTCATCATTACGCCTGAAGATGTGAGTAATCTGGTTCCGGTGACAATTGCTGCGAAAGATGCTGATATTCTGGTTTCTCAGTTTGATAACTCGGTGGCGGAAAGTGCAGGATTGCTGAAAATGGACTTCTTGGGTCTTAGAACGCTGACGATTATCAAGGATGCTTTAAAATTGGTTAAAGCACGTTATGGTTTAGATATCGATCCGGATTTAATTCCTCTTGATGATACCAAAACGTATCAGCTGTTTAAGGAAGGAAGGACGGTTGGGATTTTCCAGTATGAAAGTCCGGGGATGCAAAAGTACATGAGAGAACTGAAACCGACGGTTTTTGCCGATCTTATTGCAATGAATGCTCTTTACCGTCCGGGTCCGATTAAGTATATTCCAAATTTCATTAACAGGAAGCACGGAATTGAAGAAATTGTCTATGACTTACCGGAAACCGAGGAGTATTTAAAGGAAACCTACGGAATTACCGTTTATCAGGAGCAGGTAATGCTGTTGTCTCAGAAATTGGCCAATTTTACGAAAGGTGAAGCTGATACGTTGAGAAAAGCGATGGGTAAAAAACAGATTGAAGTTCTGAATAAAATGTACCCGAAATTTATAGAAGGCGGAAGAAAAAACAATCTTGATGAAGGTCCTTTAGAAAAAATCTGGAATGACTGGAAAGCGTTTGCAGAATATGCTTTCAACAAGTCTCACTCTACTTGTTATGCTTTTATTGCGTATCAAACCGCTTATTTAAAGGCGAATTATCCTGCCGAATATATGGCGAGTGTGATGAGTAATAACATTAACAATACGGAATCGATCACCATGTTCATGGAAGATTGTAAAAGTATGGGGGTTGATGTTTTGGGTCCTGACGTAAATGAATCTCAGTATAAATTCTCTGTAAACGAAAAGGGGCAGATTCGTTTTGGTTTAGGGGCGATTAAAGGGATTGGTGAGGGACCGAGTGAGGCGATTACAAGAGAAAGAGCTGCGAATGGCAGATTTAAAAATATTTATGATTTCTTTGAAAGAATTCTGCCTTCTCAGATGAATAAAAGAGTGGCGGAAAGTTTGGTTTTAGCCGGAGGTTTCGATGAGCTCGATTCCTTCCATCGGGGTCAGTATTTCGATATTGATATGGCGGGAAGAACAAATCTGGAAAGATTAATTCGATATGGCCAGAGCTTTCAGGAAAGTAAAAACGAGATGGAATTTTCGCTTTTTGCTGACTTTGCTGATGAAGTGCAGATTGAGCAACCTAAGTTGCTGCCTTGCCCGGAATGGCCAAATATGCATAAGCTGAATAAAGAAAAGGAAACCATTGGATTTTATCTCTCGGCGCATCCGTTGGATGAGTTTAAATATCAGTTTCAGTTCATAGCGGGTAATCTTTCTAAAAAGGCAGTGCTGGAAAAGGAGGAAGAAGGGAAAAATGTATTGGATGAAGCACCTGTTTTAGAGCAGGATGCCATAGATGAAACAGCAGACTTAACAGAAATTGTTTCTGATGATGTAATTGCGGGTGAAGGAGAGGGAGTGATTGAGGAGATCACAAAAAAAGCAGAGCCTAAAGGGAATTTTCTGTTTTTAAATCTGGATGAAGTGGATGCTTATAAGGAACTGGCATTCGCGAATAAACAGGAAGAGCTATTTGAAGAAAAAAAGAAGGACTGGAAAACGCTTCAGAAAGAAAGAGAAAATGGTGGCGGTGGAAAAGAATATACAGTTGCCGGTTTGATTACGGAATATGTTGTGAAAGATGGTTTCAGAAGTGGTGAAAAAGTGGCTTTCGTAACACTGGAAGATTATTCTGGATCTTATTCTTTCCGGTTAGGAGATCGGGACTATATGAAATTGAAGGAAAAACTTGAAGTACAGCGATTCGTTATTTTTAAGATCAAATTTGCTCAGGTAAAAGACGGGCGTGTTTTTGTAAATGTAAATGATGTAATTGAGCTTCAGGAGGCTTTTGAACGATATGCCAAAAGTATTTCTTTAGTCATGGATGTTATGGATTTCAGGCCTGAGGATCTGGCCTTTTTCAAAAGTATTCTTCAGCAAAATCAAGGAAATCAGAAACTTAAATTTTTTATCAAGAATATTGAGGACGATACACAGCTTGAAGTTCAGTCGATGAAACATTCAGTGAACCTCAGCGGAGAGCTTATAAAAAATATTCAATTGTTAAATAAATATGAATTTTATTTGAATTAA
- a CDS encoding T9SS-dependent choice-of-anchor J family protein, with amino-acid sequence MKKILLLLLFPILGYSQWTEDFDSGSTLPAGWAVIDGDGGNSWGIEDLFGDAQSGDNAAAIFYDYNAHDDYLVTKAINVQAGISDKISFYVKSDSDYYLEDYEVLLSTTTQDQSAFTTVLQANSKAPNFWLKKTFDLSAYVGQTVYVAVHATDTNQYILYADSFVVEGVASIAPACAVPSSPLNGAVGVNIEGILSWDAVAEADGYKLKVGTTSGGTDILDNEDVGDLTTYDIPGTLNLSTVYYVTVIPYNTAGSATGCTEISFTTMDPPANDDCSGAVTLTVGGDFAQNAVTGTTLGASDASGLGASCLFDPAEATNNVWFKVEVPASGNITIETDEVSGSDLGDTVMSVFEDCSSTNSIACNDDDGNGNFSKIELSGQVPGTILYISVWKYYSNTDGEFSISAYDSSLLAASEVSAVKKNLVKVYPNPFVDTLTISDVSNVKSVAVYEATGRLVKVFDRPSSSLGLGDLKQGLYMVSLELKDGSKQTVKVIKK; translated from the coding sequence ATGAAGAAAATTTTACTTCTTTTACTTTTTCCGATCCTAGGTTATAGTCAATGGACGGAAGACTTTGATTCGGGATCCACACTGCCTGCGGGCTGGGCGGTTATTGATGGGGATGGTGGAAATTCCTGGGGCATAGAGGATTTATTTGGAGATGCGCAGTCGGGCGATAATGCGGCTGCTATTTTTTATGATTACAATGCTCATGATGATTATTTGGTAACAAAAGCAATTAATGTGCAGGCCGGAATTAGTGATAAGATTTCATTTTATGTGAAATCAGATAGTGATTATTATCTGGAAGATTACGAGGTGCTCCTGTCTACAACGACCCAGGATCAGTCTGCTTTTACAACAGTTCTTCAGGCGAATTCAAAAGCTCCTAATTTCTGGTTGAAAAAAACATTTGACTTATCGGCTTATGTCGGGCAAACGGTTTATGTGGCAGTGCATGCAACGGATACCAATCAGTATATACTGTATGCAGATTCTTTTGTAGTAGAAGGGGTCGCGTCCATTGCGCCGGCATGTGCGGTTCCTTCGTCTCCTTTGAATGGAGCTGTTGGAGTGAATATAGAAGGCATATTAAGTTGGGATGCTGTTGCGGAGGCAGATGGCTACAAGCTAAAAGTGGGTACTACCAGTGGAGGTACAGATATTTTGGATAATGAAGATGTTGGCGATTTGACAACTTACGATATTCCGGGAACTTTGAATTTAAGTACGGTATATTATGTGACAGTTATTCCGTATAATACGGCAGGTAGTGCCACAGGCTGTACAGAAATTTCTTTTACAACAATGGATCCTCCGGCTAATGATGATTGTTCGGGTGCAGTGACGCTTACGGTAGGAGGTGATTTTGCACAAAATGCTGTTACAGGGACCACCCTTGGGGCGTCAGATGCTTCAGGTTTAGGGGCTTCATGTCTGTTTGATCCTGCTGAAGCTACTAATAATGTCTGGTTTAAAGTTGAGGTTCCGGCTTCCGGAAACATTACCATTGAAACAGATGAGGTGTCAGGGTCTGATCTGGGAGATACGGTGATGTCGGTATTTGAAGACTGCTCGTCAACGAATTCTATAGCTTGTAACGATGATGATGGAAATGGTAATTTCTCAAAGATTGAATTATCAGGCCAGGTTCCAGGGACCATTCTTTATATAAGTGTTTGGAAATATTATAGCAATACGGATGGCGAATTCAGTATTTCTGCTTATGACAGCTCCCTCCTGGCAGCTTCGGAAGTTTCTGCCGTAAAAAAGAATCTGGTTAAGGTTTATCCTAATCCTTTCGTGGATACGCTTACAATTTCAGATGTTTCCAATGTAAAATCCGTTGCAGTGTATGAAGCCACAGGAAGATTGGTTAAGGTCTTTGACCGGCCTTCTTCATCGCTTGGTTTAGGTGATTTGAAGCAGGGATTATACATGGTTTCATTGGAACTGAAAGATGGCTCTAAACAAACAGTAAAGGTGATTAAGAAATAG
- a CDS encoding IS1182 family transposase, with product MLIQQEKLPLSAYSGLYDLIVPKENLLRKINELIDFSFIYDELLSKYCLNNGRNAESPVRMFKYLLLKSIYTVSDVDVVERSRYDMSFKYFLDMTPEEDVINPSSLTKFRKLRLKDSDLLSLLIGKTVSIAIEKGIIKSRSIIVDATHTLSMSNPFSTIEVLRERSKLLRKTVYQFDEEFKTKMPSKNIENDLNKELDYCRELEKRIENEASIREIPAVKEKLNLLKETVRDTGEQMVFSKDADAKTGHKSADSSFFGYKTHLAMSEERIITAAVVTSGEKGDGPELPKLLQMSQDNGMEVDAIIGDAAYSGKENLKIAGEQNIKIVARLNPSITQGFRKDEDRFDYNKDADRFVCPAGHLAIRKARGGKKHVGGNQVDTYYFDIEKCKVCPLKEGCYKEGAKSKTYSVSIKSDLHKEQMIFQESDYYKEKSKHRYKIEAKNSELKNVHGYDRAIANGIENMQMQGAMAIFTVNLKRILKLI from the coding sequence ATGTTAATACAGCAAGAAAAACTTCCGTTGAGTGCCTATTCCGGTTTGTATGATTTAATTGTACCGAAGGAAAACCTTCTTAGAAAAATTAATGAGCTGATTGATTTTTCTTTCATCTATGATGAGCTTTTGAGCAAATACTGCTTAAACAATGGTCGCAATGCTGAAAGTCCGGTACGGATGTTTAAATACCTGCTTTTAAAAAGTATTTATACAGTTTCTGATGTAGATGTGGTAGAGCGTTCCCGGTATGATATGTCCTTTAAATATTTCTTGGATATGACTCCGGAAGAAGATGTAATCAATCCCAGTTCCCTTACAAAATTCAGAAAACTGCGTTTGAAAGATAGTGATCTTTTAAGCTTGCTCATTGGTAAAACCGTGAGTATTGCGATTGAAAAAGGCATCATCAAATCCAGATCCATCATTGTAGATGCCACTCACACCTTGTCGATGAGCAATCCTTTTTCAACGATAGAAGTATTGCGGGAGCGCTCAAAACTGCTTCGCAAGACCGTTTATCAGTTTGATGAAGAATTTAAAACTAAAATGCCCTCAAAAAATATTGAAAATGATTTAAACAAAGAATTGGATTATTGCAGAGAACTCGAAAAACGCATTGAAAACGAAGCTTCTATCAGGGAGATTCCTGCTGTAAAGGAGAAGCTGAATCTTTTGAAGGAAACAGTGAGAGACACCGGGGAGCAGATGGTTTTTTCAAAAGATGCCGACGCTAAAACGGGTCACAAATCGGCTGACAGTTCTTTTTTCGGATACAAAACGCACTTGGCGATGAGCGAAGAGCGGATTATTACGGCGGCCGTGGTAACTTCGGGAGAAAAAGGCGACGGCCCGGAACTGCCAAAATTACTGCAGATGAGCCAGGACAACGGGATGGAGGTAGATGCCATCATTGGTGACGCTGCTTACAGCGGAAAAGAAAATCTGAAAATTGCGGGCGAACAAAATATTAAAATAGTAGCCAGACTTAATCCTTCCATCACCCAGGGTTTTCGAAAAGATGAAGACCGTTTTGATTACAATAAAGATGCCGACCGTTTTGTGTGTCCTGCAGGGCATTTGGCGATTCGCAAAGCTCGTGGCGGGAAGAAACACGTAGGCGGAAATCAAGTGGATACCTATTATTTTGATATTGAAAAATGCAAGGTTTGCCCATTAAAAGAAGGATGTTATAAAGAAGGAGCAAAATCTAAAACTTATTCGGTTTCCATAAAATCAGACTTACATAAGGAGCAAATGATTTTTCAGGAAAGCGATTATTACAAAGAAAAATCGAAACACCGCTATAAAATCGAAGCCAAAAACAGCGAGCTTAAAAACGTACACGGCTACGACAGGGCGATTGCAAATGGTATTGAAAATATGCAAATGCAGGGTGCAATGGCTATTTTCACTGTCAATTTGAAGAGAATCCTGAAATTAATATAG
- a CDS encoding ion transporter translates to MEKEHSLVPEDSLWKRHVYRIIYRSDTRLGKLFDIILLSLILISTFIIMMESVPKLDRRFHYTFIILEWIISLFFTAEYWSRIAVVKNKKHYIFSFFGIIDFFALVPFYLSFIFPVTKYFLIFRMLRMLRVFRVFNLLDFMNDGKVIVRALKNSSRKIYIFLLFLIIFSVIVGSLMFMVEGGRPGFETIPQSIYWAVVTVTTVGYGDVSPITPMGKFFAVVLMLAGYSIIAVPTGIVTAEMRNKRQNLEKICDRCGNEDIDDDARYCKQCGKKLA, encoded by the coding sequence ATGGAAAAAGAACACAGTCTTGTTCCTGAAGATTCGCTTTGGAAAAGGCATGTTTACCGAATTATTTACCGCTCCGATACCAGACTCGGAAAATTATTCGACATTATTTTATTGTCACTGATTCTGATAAGCACTTTTATCATCATGATGGAAAGTGTTCCCAAACTGGATAGGAGATTTCATTATACTTTCATCATTCTCGAATGGATAATTTCACTATTTTTCACCGCGGAATACTGGTCGAGAATTGCAGTTGTGAAGAATAAAAAACACTATATATTCAGTTTTTTCGGAATTATCGATTTTTTTGCCCTTGTTCCCTTTTATCTGAGCTTTATTTTTCCCGTTACAAAATACTTCCTAATTTTCAGAATGTTAAGAATGCTCCGTGTATTCCGGGTTTTCAATCTTCTGGATTTTATGAATGACGGAAAAGTAATTGTGAGGGCATTAAAAAACAGTTCACGAAAGATCTATATTTTTCTTTTATTCTTAATCATTTTCTCAGTCATCGTAGGCTCTCTTATGTTTATGGTAGAAGGAGGCAGACCGGGCTTTGAAACTATACCTCAATCTATTTACTGGGCAGTAGTTACTGTAACCACTGTCGGATACGGCGACGTTTCACCCATTACGCCCATGGGTAAATTTTTCGCCGTTGTCTTAATGTTAGCAGGTTATTCAATTATTGCCGTTCCTACAGGAATTGTCACCGCAGAAATGAGAAACAAGAGGCAGAACCTGGAAAAAATCTGTGACCGTTGCGGAAATGAGGATATTGATGATGATGCAAGATACTGTAAACAGTGTGGCAAGAAATTAGCTTAA
- a CDS encoding Nif3-like dinuclear metal center hexameric protein: MRISEVISKIEKRIPLQQAEDFDNVGLLCGVPDRNVSGILVCHDALEQVVDEAIQKNCNLIVCFHPIIFSGLKSLTGKNYVERAVLKAIENKVAIYAIHTAWDNDFFGVNAGICNHLGLKDLKILQPKKNNLKQLTVFVPKEHSENLKEALFSAGAGNIGFYDECSFTVNGNGTFRPVEGSNPFSGQQNIRENADEDMISVIFESYKQGPIIAAMKSAHPYEEVAHQIYTLDNDNHHTGLGMYGEFEEAMDEVEFLKLVKNKFNLEIIRHSDCTGKKIKRVGVLGGSGASAIKSALSRKCDAYLTGDIKYHDFFLAESKMLICDIGHYESEQFVTQQLFEILSQKFSTFAISKSIEKTNPVNYFI, from the coding sequence ATGAGAATAAGCGAAGTAATTTCAAAAATAGAAAAACGTATTCCGCTGCAACAGGCAGAAGATTTTGATAATGTGGGGCTATTGTGTGGGGTACCTGATCGCAATGTAAGCGGGATTTTGGTTTGCCATGATGCGTTAGAACAAGTTGTGGATGAGGCTATTCAGAAAAATTGTAATTTAATAGTATGTTTTCATCCGATTATTTTCTCAGGATTAAAATCATTAACAGGTAAAAATTATGTTGAAAGAGCTGTTTTAAAGGCAATTGAAAATAAGGTCGCAATTTACGCTATTCATACTGCCTGGGATAACGATTTTTTTGGAGTAAACGCCGGAATCTGTAACCATTTAGGATTAAAAGACCTGAAAATCCTTCAGCCAAAAAAAAATAATTTAAAACAATTAACAGTTTTCGTTCCTAAAGAGCATTCTGAAAATCTAAAAGAGGCATTATTCTCAGCAGGAGCCGGAAATATCGGGTTTTATGATGAGTGCAGTTTTACCGTTAACGGAAATGGAACTTTCAGACCTGTTGAAGGTTCAAACCCTTTTTCAGGACAGCAAAATATCAGAGAAAATGCAGACGAAGATATGATCTCAGTGATTTTTGAAAGTTATAAACAGGGGCCGATTATTGCCGCGATGAAGTCGGCGCATCCTTATGAAGAAGTGGCTCATCAGATTTATACTTTAGATAATGACAATCATCATACAGGTTTAGGAATGTATGGCGAATTTGAAGAGGCGATGGATGAGGTAGAATTCTTAAAATTAGTGAAGAATAAATTTAATCTGGAGATCATCAGACATTCAGATTGTACCGGAAAAAAGATAAAAAGAGTAGGGGTTTTAGGTGGTTCCGGGGCGAGTGCCATAAAATCTGCTCTCTCCAGAAAATGTGATGCTTACCTGACAGGAGATATCAAATATCATGATTTTTTCCTTGCAGAATCTAAGATGCTGATTTGTGATATTGGTCACTATGAATCTGAACAATTTGTAACACAACAATTATTTGAAATTTTGTCACAAAAATTTAGTACATTTGCAATTTCAAAATCTATTGAGAAAACCAACCCCGTAAATTATTTCATTTAA
- a CDS encoding zinc ribbon domain-containing protein → MAKTNDISVEEKLRALYDLQIIDSRLDEIRNTRGELPIEVEDLEIEIEGLEKRAEKFHTDIKEQDDQIKTKHEVINHAKSLIEKYKSQQDNVRNNKEFEALGKETEYQELEIQLAEKRIKEFGAKIAHKNETLSELNTKISELKNHLKFKKEELDGLISETQKEEEYLIEQSKEFAGKIDERLLASYNRIRTNSPNGLAVVGLERGAPKGSFFTIPPQKQMEIAQRKKIIIDEHSGKILVDDELVMEENERMKSVIKF, encoded by the coding sequence ATGGCAAAAACCAACGATATTTCAGTTGAAGAGAAATTAAGAGCTTTATACGATTTACAAATCATTGATTCTAGATTGGATGAAATCCGAAATACAAGAGGAGAATTGCCAATCGAAGTGGAAGACCTTGAAATCGAAATTGAAGGTCTTGAGAAAAGAGCTGAAAAATTTCATACAGATATTAAAGAGCAGGACGATCAAATTAAAACGAAGCATGAAGTCATTAACCATGCAAAATCTTTGATTGAAAAATATAAGTCTCAACAGGATAACGTAAGAAACAATAAAGAGTTCGAAGCCTTAGGGAAAGAAACTGAATATCAGGAGCTTGAAATTCAACTTGCTGAAAAAAGAATCAAAGAATTCGGAGCTAAAATTGCTCACAAAAACGAAACTTTAAGCGAACTTAATACCAAGATCTCTGAACTTAAAAATCATTTAAAGTTCAAAAAAGAAGAATTGGATGGTCTTATTTCTGAAACTCAGAAAGAAGAGGAATATCTGATTGAGCAGTCCAAAGAATTTGCGGGTAAGATCGATGAGAGGTTACTGGCTTCTTACAACAGAATCAGAACAAACTCTCCAAATGGTCTGGCTGTAGTAGGTTTGGAAAGAGGAGCACCAAAAGGTTCATTCTTTACAATTCCGCCTCAAAAGCAAATGGAAATCGCTCAGAGAAAGAAAATCATTATCGATGAGCATTCAGGAAAAATCCTTGTTGACGACGAGTTGGTAATGGAAGAAAACGAAAGAATGAAATCTGTAATTAAATTCTAA